CGACCCCCACCCCGAGCGCGAGCGCGGTGGCCACCGAGCCGCCGACCGCCACCGACACCACGTCCGCCGTCGCCGCCGCGCTCGGCCCGGCCACCGGGTCCGGCGTCGCCGCGGCCGACGAAACCTCCGGAGGTTCTCCCATCATGTGGTTCGGCATCGCGCTGGTGCTCGTCGGCATCGCCCTGATCGTGCTTCTGGTCCGCCGTAACCGGCGGGACAAGGTCGACGACCACGCCGCCGACTACCCGGAGGTCCCGCTGCCCCGCAACCCGGGCGGCACGACCTACCGCTCCGGGACCCCCACCGGCCAGGTGTACGGGCAGCAGCCCGCGCCGCCCACCCCCGGCGTCTACGGGGCCACACCTGCCCCGCGTCCCACCGGGAACGTGTACGGCGCTCCGGGCAGCGCGCAGCCCGGCGGTGAGCCGCCGGCCGCCGCCGGAGGCGACGCCACCACGGTGATGCCCCGCCTGCCCGGCTGAGGCGGAGCGGCGGACGGCGTTCGCCGATAAGATCGCGTGCGCCGGACGGCACCGCCGCCCGGTGAGACCGCATACGTGGAAGGAGCCCACGCCGTGGCCCTCGACCCGCAGTTGCTCGAGATTCTCGCCTGTCCGGACACGCATCACGCCCCGCTCGACTACGACGCCGAGGCGCAGACGCTCACCTGCACCGAGTGCGGCCGGATCTTCGAGGTCCGCGACGACGTGCCGGTGCTCCTGCTGGACGAGGCGCGCGGCGGACCCGCGCAGCAGCGGTGATGGAGGGAACGGCCGGGGTCAGCGGGCACCGGCACGCCGACGAGTCGCTGCTCGACAACCCGGACGCGCTCGCCGAGCACGACCCGGGTGGCATGCTCCGCTTCACCGCCTCGGCGGGTGCCCAGGTGCGGGAGTCGGCGGCGCTGACCGCCGAGGCCAACCTGTCGCTGCTGGAGGACGACGGTCGCCCCCGGGCGGTCGTCATCGCCGGTATCGGCACCGCGGGGCGTACCGGTGACGTGCTGGCCACCATCGCCGGGCCGCGCTGCCCGGTGCCGGTCATCCCGCACCGCAGCGCCGGCGTGCCCGGCTGGGTCGGCGCGGCGGACGTGGTCATCGCGGTCAGCGCCTCCGGTCGCAGCCCCGAGGCGCTGAGCGCCGCCGAGGCGGCGCACCGCCGCGGTGCCCGGCTGGTCGCCGTCGGTGCCCCCGACTCGCAGCTCCAGTCGGTGGCCGAGCGCGCCCGGGCGCCGTTCATCCCGGTGCCCCGGCGGGCCCCGGCCCGGGCCAGCCTCTGGGCGCTCACCGTGCCGGTCCTGCTGGCTGCCCGTACGCTCGGGCTGGTGAAGGTCAACGAGGCGGACCTGGCCGAGACGGCGGCCCGGCTGGACGCGGACGCCGACCGGTGCCGCCCGACCGCCGAGTCCTTCGTCAACCCGGCGAAGTCCCTGGCCCTGGGCCTGGCCGGCTCGATCCCGATCGTCTGGGGATCGTCGCCGCTGGCCACCGTCGCCGCCCGCCGGTTCGGTGACACCCTGTCGGCCAACGCCCGCTACCCGGTGGTCACCGGGGCGCTCGGCGAGGCCGGCCGGGGCCGCGTCGGCCTGCTCGACGGGGTCTTCGGTGGGCTGGCCGAGGGGGAGCGGGACATCTTCGCCGACCCGGACGTCAGTGACAGCGACGCCACCCGGCTGCGGCTGGTGCTGCTGCGCGACGGCGGGCTCAACGCCGAGGACGACACCGACGAGCCGCTCGCGGTGGAGGAGCGCCGGGCCGACGCCGTGCAGACCCTCGCCGAGCGGCGGGGCGTGCGCTGCGACGTGGTCACCGCCGAGGGTGGCTCCGCGCTGGAGCGGCTCGCCTCGCTGATGGCGGTGCCGGACTTCGCCTCGATCTATCTCGCGCTGGCCCACGGCCTGGACCCGATGGCGGTCCCGGCCATCACCGAAATGAAGGAGCTGTCGAACCAGTGACCACGTGCGGCATCGGACGGGGCGCATGAGCGCGAACGGCGGGACCAAGGCGATCGTCGCCGCCCTGCTGGCCAACATCGGCATCGCCGTCACCAAGTTCATCGCGTTCCTGCTCACCGGCTCCTCGTCGATGCTGGCCGAGTCGATCCACTCGGTGGCGGACTCCGGCAACCAGGGGCTGCTGCTGCTCGGCGGTCGGCGGTCCAAGCGGGAGGCCACCCCGCAACACCCCTTCGGGTACGGCCGGGAGCGCTACATCTACGCGTTCATCGTGGCGATCGTGCTGTTCAGCCTCGGTGGCCTGTTCGCGCTCTACGAGGCGTACCACAAGGCGGCCGACCCGCACCCGATCGAGAGCTGGCAGTGGGTGCCGGTGCTGGTGCTGGTCGCCGCGATCGGGATGGAGGGCTTCTCGTTCCGGACCGCGATCCACGAGTCCAACCAGATCCGGGGCAACCAGTCCTGGGTGCGGTTCATCCGTCGGGCGAAGGCGCCGGAGCTGCCGGTGGTGCTGCTGGAGGACTTCGGCGCGCTCATCGGTCTGGTCTTCGCGCTCTTCGGCGTCGGGATGACGCTGCTGACCGGCAACGGCCTGTGGGACGCGGCCGGCACCGCGATGATCGGTGTCCTGCTGGTCGTCATCGCGGGCGTGCTGGCGATCGAGACGAAGAGCCTGCTGCTGGGGGAGGGTGCGGACCCGAAGGAGCTGGCGAAGATCGAGCGGGCCGTGGCCGACGGCCCGGAGGTCGAGCGGATCATCCACATGAAGACGCTCTACCTGGGCCCGGAGGAGCTGCTGGTGGCCGCGAAGATCGCGGTGCCCGCCTGCGACACCGCCGAGAAGCTGGCCAAGGGCATCAACGCCGTGGAGGCCCGCATCCGGACCGCCGTGCCGATCGCCCGGGTGATCTACCTGGAGCCGGACATCTACAGCGCAGCCGCGGAGCGGGCCGGCACCGGGGCCGCCTCGCACACCGCGGTGCCGCAGCCTCAGGCCGACGAAGAGGCCGTGCATCCCGGGAGTTGAGCGTGGAACTGCTGAACGGCCGAATCCGCGACTACGCGTGGGGGTCCCGCTCGGCGATCGCCGAGTTGCAGGGGCGCCCGGTGCCGAGCGACGGCCCGGAGGCCGAGCTGTGGCTGGGCGCCCATCCGGGTGCCCCGGCCACGGTGGACCGGGACGGTACGCCGGTGAGCCTGACCGACCTGCTGATCGCCGAGCCGGCGCACTGGCTGGGCGAGCGGCTGGTGGGCCGGTTCGGCACCCGGCTGCCGTTCCTGTTGAAGGTGTTGGCCGCCGACGCCCCGCTGAGCCTGCAGGCGCATCCCGACGCGGAGCAGGCCCGGGCGGGGCACGCCGCCGACGTGGGGCGCGACGACGGGCGGGTGAACTACGTCGACCCGTACCACAAGCCGGAGCTGCTGGTCGCGCTCTCGCCGTTCGAGGCGCTGTGCGGGTTCCGTGGTCCGGTGGAGTCGGCGGCGGCCATCGAGGCGTTCGGCGTACCCGAGTTGGCGCCGGTGGTGGCCGCGTTGCGGACCGGGCCGGCGGGACTGCGGGAGGCCGTACGCCTGCTGTTGAGCTGGCCGGAGTCGGAGCGTGCCGGGCTGGTGGCGGCCGTGCTCGCGGCGGCGGCCGACGGCCCCGACGCCGCGCTGGCCCGGGCGCTGGCGAAGGACTACCCGGCCGACCCGGGGGTGCTGGTGGCGCTGCTGCTGCACCACGTGTGGCTGGCTCCCGGGGAGGCGATCTGGATGCCGGCCGGCAACCTGCACGCCTATCTGCGGGGCACCGGCGTGGAGATCATGGCGGCCAGCGACAACGTGCTGCGCGGCGGGCTGACCCCGAAACGGGTGGACGTGGCGGAGCTGCTGCGGGTGCTCCGCTTCGAGGTGCTGGACCAGCCGGTCGTCGCGCCGGTCACGGTGGCGCCGGGGGTGGTGAACTGGCCGGTGCCGGTGGACGACTTCGCGCTGCACCGGGTGACGGTGGAGGCGGGCACGCCGGGGGTGCGGCTGGCGCTGCCGGGCCCGCGGGTGGTGCTGTGCCGGGCCGGCGAGCTGGCCGTCGACGACGGGGTGGGCACGGTCACCCTCGGACCGGGCCAGGCGGCGGTGGGGACCGCGGCCGGCGGGCCGCTGGTGCTCGGCGGTGCGGGTGAGGCGTACGTCGCGACGTGCGGCCTGCCCTGACGCCCGCGCCGAACAAGTCCGACTTTCCCGAAATTGCTTGACGCTTCGCTCGCTCAGTGTGACTCTATGAGTACGCAGCGTTGTCGCGACGAAGGTCCGGTGACGTGCGGGGATC
The Micromonospora sp. R77 DNA segment above includes these coding regions:
- a CDS encoding Trm112 family protein, whose protein sequence is MALDPQLLEILACPDTHHAPLDYDAEAQTLTCTECGRIFEVRDDVPVLLLDEARGGPAQQR
- a CDS encoding SIS domain-containing protein, which translates into the protein MMEGTAGVSGHRHADESLLDNPDALAEHDPGGMLRFTASAGAQVRESAALTAEANLSLLEDDGRPRAVVIAGIGTAGRTGDVLATIAGPRCPVPVIPHRSAGVPGWVGAADVVIAVSASGRSPEALSAAEAAHRRGARLVAVGAPDSQLQSVAERARAPFIPVPRRAPARASLWALTVPVLLAARTLGLVKVNEADLAETAARLDADADRCRPTAESFVNPAKSLALGLAGSIPIVWGSSPLATVAARRFGDTLSANARYPVVTGALGEAGRGRVGLLDGVFGGLAEGERDIFADPDVSDSDATRLRLVLLRDGGLNAEDDTDEPLAVEERRADAVQTLAERRGVRCDVVTAEGGSALERLASLMAVPDFASIYLALAHGLDPMAVPAITEMKELSNQ
- a CDS encoding cation diffusion facilitator family transporter; protein product: MSANGGTKAIVAALLANIGIAVTKFIAFLLTGSSSMLAESIHSVADSGNQGLLLLGGRRSKREATPQHPFGYGRERYIYAFIVAIVLFSLGGLFALYEAYHKAADPHPIESWQWVPVLVLVAAIGMEGFSFRTAIHESNQIRGNQSWVRFIRRAKAPELPVVLLEDFGALIGLVFALFGVGMTLLTGNGLWDAAGTAMIGVLLVVIAGVLAIETKSLLLGEGADPKELAKIERAVADGPEVERIIHMKTLYLGPEELLVAAKIAVPACDTAEKLAKGINAVEARIRTAVPIARVIYLEPDIYSAAAERAGTGAASHTAVPQPQADEEAVHPGS
- the manA gene encoding mannose-6-phosphate isomerase, class I, which produces MELLNGRIRDYAWGSRSAIAELQGRPVPSDGPEAELWLGAHPGAPATVDRDGTPVSLTDLLIAEPAHWLGERLVGRFGTRLPFLLKVLAADAPLSLQAHPDAEQARAGHAADVGRDDGRVNYVDPYHKPELLVALSPFEALCGFRGPVESAAAIEAFGVPELAPVVAALRTGPAGLREAVRLLLSWPESERAGLVAAVLAAAADGPDAALARALAKDYPADPGVLVALLLHHVWLAPGEAIWMPAGNLHAYLRGTGVEIMAASDNVLRGGLTPKRVDVAELLRVLRFEVLDQPVVAPVTVAPGVVNWPVPVDDFALHRVTVEAGTPGVRLALPGPRVVLCRAGELAVDDGVGTVTLGPGQAAVGTAAGGPLVLGGAGEAYVATCGLP